Within Populus trichocarpa isolate Nisqually-1 chromosome 6, P.trichocarpa_v4.1, whole genome shotgun sequence, the genomic segment aacaaatcatcacaaaaatttaatttaacgtTTTAggtctaaaaattcaaatcagaTCTTcccattgaaataatttattttttttatatatgtttaagaATTTGTTATTCCTTCAATTGAAATTCTatcctttttttccctctcttttttaactatatttttttaactcaatgcCTGGGTCTGGCATGACCTAAGCGCCTGGGCCTAGCAACCAGGCCATACCAAGGCGACTTGGGTCTGACAACAATGCCCAGACTCTTGGGCAtgacattgattttattatttttaaattcaaaaagctGTGCTGGACCCATATTTACTTGGGTCTAGCAAACAAGTAAGACCCAAATTACTTGGGTGTCAGACTCAAGACTCTTGAATTTAGCAAGACTATTAGATCCAATGcacttaaaaacattttttatactgttaatatttttttttacatttaaaaaaaaattaatattgaccCGCTGCAAAGCATAGGTTAATATACTAGTAGTTATTAAATAGAGTGGATTCACTAAATAACTCATTAACTTAAAGCTCGAATCAAGATgagttatattttaatttggttagaAAGTTTGAACTAATTAAACTcgattaagttaattttaatatttttttaaaattgtgatttaaaataatatcattttagtaaaaaaaaaaagaagttaatatTATTCTAGAGTTAACCTATATTAACTAAACAAAGCTTGTAACTTAAACTTTGACTAGGTTACTAATAACCCTTCTATTTAAGGTTATGTTTGAGATTATAGTGCatgatattttgtaaaatatttttcacttaaaaatatattaaaataatatttttttttatttttgatatcaacacatcaaaacaataaaaaaacactaaaaatattaatttggaactttttcaaaaataaaattcaaaaaattcaaaatattttttttatattttttttattttttatatcaacacatttaaacaataaaaaaaatactaaaaaaaaatattaatttaaaattttttcaaaaataaaatttaattttttttaaaatataatccaaCCACCCTCCAAAAGTATCCATGAATCTTGAGCCGGTCAAACTCAAATCGGATTTGATAACCATGGATATGTTTACCATccgataaaaaaagaaaagtgagaaaGAATTTGGTCCGAGACACTCGATGATCAttgggtgaaaaaaaaacacacgacACCACACTACTCGAAACCTCGAACTCTACAAAAATAAGCAAAACATTATTacgactttctctctctctctctctctctcacacacacacacacacacacacagcagAAAGCTTAAAACCTGTCTCTCTGAAACCCTTAAACCCTAAATTTAGCACAACCATGAAAGTCACAAAACAATTACTATTTCAAGAATGAAGTCACTAATCACCCCAACAGTCTTATTCTCACCTATGTCAATAAAGGCCACACCTTTAGCTTCCAATCTCTTCTCTTTAGCTTCAAAATCCAATCTTTTCTCGAAAACTCAAAACCCCATTTCTTCTTCGCCTCTAAAACGCATTATGCTTTCAATTGAGCCTTCAAATTTTCTAATTCAGACTCGGTGTGTCCATTCAAAATCCTCTCTTTCTACTTCTTCTGGTGAAATTCATGTGATTGTTGGCCCTATGTTTGCTGGCAAAACTACCACTCTTCTTCACCGTGTTCAAGCTGAAATCAATGATGGCAGGTTTGATTTTCTGTTCCTTGgcttatttttgtgtttttatgatCTGGGTTTTTgttagaatttgattttgttgtttgtgtgattttggatttttgggtttcttttatttcttgttcGGTTTGGCttcatattttagttttattgttgATATAGTAGCTGTCTTGAGACACATATTAGACAAAGTGAAACACGCATGTTATTGTACATTATGGACTTGATTTTAGTATGATACATTACAGATGGATTGATGGTGTagtttgaactttaaaaaggTGGGAGTTTGACAATGTTTTTTGGATCGAAGGAGTGTGATTATCATGGGTAGACATTGCCAGCTTTCAGGCTAGGAATTTGCGTGAATTGGAGAAAACATTAAAGTTTCTTTGTATAACAGGGAGAATGAATGAAGCCATGTGGCTATTATGGCAATTGGGGTTGGAACTGGACCGTGGGAGCTGTGCTCTCCTGTTTCAAGAATGCATTTTCAGGAAAATGTATAAGGGGAGAAGAATCCATGCACAAATGGCTGTTGTTGGGTTTGTTCCAAACAACTATCTGAAGACTAAATTGACAATATTGTATGCCAAATCTGGGGATTTGAAGATCATGCGTGTGTTGTTCGATACATTGATGGATAAAAGCTTGATTTCTTGGAATACACAGGTTTCTGGATATGTGCAAAAGGGGCTTGAAGAATTCAGAATTGGTTTTCATTATAAATTAAGATTCTGTCCTGATGcttgtcaataaataaatagataaataaataaaaagattctgTTGGGATacttaaaattgaaattttaccAAGGAGATTACGCATATATCCAACAGTGTTTGGAATTTAGGACTTGCCAATTAACAACTTTTGGTGAGATGGTTTAAAGTAGAGTCCCATGGGGAATTAAACAATGTCATATTATCAACAGAATTGTTGTTTTGTtattcattcttcttttctacCTGTCATGCAGAAACGTAgcaattataaaatcaaacaaggATAATAGATATGGATTGGATTCAGTAGCGACACATGATGGGGTCAAATTGCCATGTTGTGCGCTGCCCAATTTGTCATCATTCAGACAGAAATTAGGTCAGGATGCTTATGACCAGGTATCTCAATGTCAAAATCTGGTGATTTGTCTTGTATAGAATGTTGCCATAGCGTTTATTAAGTAACTTGTCTGAACTCTAATGTATGAATGCTAAGCAGTCAGTTTCTCGTACatccttttgaaattttagttctTGTCTTTAAAATGAAAGGTGAATTGCTTTTGGAAGATGTACACTGGAAAATACTTGAACACTGGATGATTGACAATATACATTTTGCAAGCTTTTTGCAAGTAAACTTGGTAATAAAGACTCACAACAGCTACTTGATGACAGCTAGATGTGATCGGTATTGATGAAGCACAGTTCTTTGAAGACTTGTATGATTTCTGCCGTGAAGTTGCTGATCATGATGGCAAAACTGTAATAGTTGCTGGCCTGGATGGTGACTATCTGAGGTATATTTCAAGCCTACCACTTTGtttcaatgattttgtttttttctccagAATTCTTGCCCATTACTTTATTAATCATGTGTTTCACAACTTCATATATCATAACCTTCTTCTCAAATTCAATGAAGTCCCTTTTGACCTTGGAATAAAATATTCACAGGAGGAGTTTTGGTTCTGTACTTGATATAATTCCCCTTGCTGATTCCGTCACTAAGTTAAGCGCTCGGTGTGAGATTTGTGGAAAACGTGCTTTCTTCACCTTAAGAAAGACAGAGGAGACACAGACAGAACTGATTGGCGGGGCTGATGTTTATATGCCTGTATGTCGCCAGCACTATGTCAGCGGACAAGTTGCAGTTGAAGCTGCAAGAATGGTCCTGGGATCGCAGAACGTTCAGTGTAGCTCTTGTGTGTAGCTCATCTATTCTTACCATCACCATACTCTGATTCCGCTATTGTGCTGCTGGTCGCTGCAATATGTTCAAAACTGAATTGTTAATCTATCCTGTTCCCCCTGCAGGATTGTACATATAGCTTAGATCTTTTGAAAGGGGAAAATTTGTAATGTGATGAATGTGGGATCTTGAAGATTTgcaatcaggaaaaaaaaaaaaaaaggcttcaaGCCACAAATGTTTTTGTTACTACTTTATGTGGATGATGAAAACGTATGGATAATGGAATGACCAAGTGCAGTATTTCGGATGGCAAGTTGCCTTTTGAAGTATGGAGAAGGACCAAACTAAGGTGTCCATCACTGTCACTGATATCTTTAAAAGAAGTCTGCTCATTTCTTACTCGAATCTGCCATGCAAATCATTGTAACCAATGCCCCTTACCTCGAATAGAAATCAAGTAAATTGTTCTGCCTatgctaaatattaaaaaaaattattaacaagaaaaaactttaaaaatatgttgGTACGAGTTTCATGTTGAGCTATGTGGGAGCCGACCCAGTTAACTAGATAAGTTAATCCATGATACTATCaatctaatttgattttaataaaaatttaaaataatattattctaagttatttaaaaaaaaaaccttaaaataaaatcacttgaattaactcagttaatttaaattaatctttctaACCCATGAACTTAACATAAATCAGGTTATGTACAGGTTTAGATTTTATATCTATGGTTATCGATGAAATACCTAATAATTTTTCAGAATTCCaaatttgaagattttcaaGGAAGACCTAAAATGGTGTGAAGCTTAGGCCCAGAAGAACATATAGGCCAGGGCTAAAAACCCACCCACCTCCTCTGGCACTTAAAGACCGATAGCTCGGGTGAAAATTTGGCTCCATCTATGTTTCCTAGTTCTACTTCAGCTTCTGTCTCAGAAACAGAACATCATTTGATCTTCAGTTTTCTCTCTTCTTGTCTTTCTATCAAGGTACGTGATGCTCAGTTACTGTTCTCAAAGGGCTATCTTTATTAGTTGTCTTTAAAAGCCTATGCTAGTTTTTCTTGTTCACTAATGTTGAAGGGACCAAAGCTCGCCCCTGTGAGCAAAACCCttcaaatttttatcaaaacccAGTCTTTATCACTTTTTCCATCTGGATTTGTTAGAAAATTCAGTGGTTTTAACTCAAAAGATAATGAGTCGGCACATGAGACTGAATGGGAAAGATTACTCAAGCCATTTGACCTTAAAGAACTTAGAAGATCTTTCAATAAGATTACACCATTTCAACTTTGTAAACTTCTTGAATTGCCACTCGATGTGGAAACTTCAATGGAGATATTCAAGTGGGCTGGTGCCCAAAAGGGCTATTGCCACTCATTTAGTGTGTACTATTTGTTGATTGATAAGCTTGGGGCAGCTGCGGGTTTTAAGGTTATAGATAGGTTGTTATTGCAAATGAAAGAGGAGGGGATTGTTTTTAGAGAgtccctttttattttgattatgaaATATTATGGAAGAGCTGGTTTGCCTGGACAAGCAACTAGGTTGTTATTGGATATGAAGGGTGTTTATTGTTGTGAACCAAGCTTTAGGTCGTATAATGTTGTATTGGATGTATTAGTAGTTGGTAATTGTCCTAGTGTTGCATCCAATGTTTTCTATGACATGTTGAGTAAGGGTGTTTCGCCAAATGATTATACATTTGGGCTGGTGATGAAAGCACTTTGTATGGTTAATGAGGTGGATAATGCCTGCTTGCTGCTTAGGGACATGACTAAACATGGTTGTGTGCCAAATTCGATGATTTACCAGACTTTGATAGATGCACTTTCCAAGAGAGATAGAGTCGACGAGGCCTTGAAACTTTTGGAGGAAATGTTCTTGATGGGTTGCCCGCCTGACGTCAATACCTTCAATACTGTTATTTATGGTTTCTGTAGGCTCAATCGAGTTCTTGAGGGAGCAAAATTGGTTGACCGGATGATTCTCAAGGGATTTACCCCTAATGACATGACTTATGGATACCTAATGCATGGATTGTGTAAAACATGTCGAATCGATGAAGCTCAGGCATTGTTGAGCAAAGTCCCTGGTCCAAATGTTGTGCATTTCAATACACTGGTTAATGGATTTGTGAGGAATGGAAGATTGAATGAAGCCACAGCTTTTGTTTATGACAAGATGATAAACAATGGCTATGTTCCTGATGTTTTCACATTTAGCACACTTGTTAATGGCCTTTGCAAGAAGGGGCTTTTTGGTTCTGCTCTTGAATTGGTTAATGACATGGATGCTAAGGGGTGCAAGCCCAACTTAAATACATATACAATTTTGATTGATGGGTTCTGCAAGAAAGGCCAACTAGAGGAAGCTGGTCTTATTTTACGTGAGATGTTAACTAAGGGATTTAGTCTGAATACAGTGGGATACAATGCCCTAATATCTGCCTTGTGCAAGCATGGAAAGATTCATGAAGCCCTGGACATGTTTGGTGAAATGTCAAGTAAAGGATGCAAGCCTGAcatatttacttttaattccttaatttttggtCTGTGCAGGGTTGATGAGATGGAGGATGCTTTGGCTCTTTACCGCGATATGGTTTTAGAGGGTGTTATTGCTAACAGTGTAACTTTCAACACGTTGATTCATGCTTTTTTGAGGAGAGGTGAAATCCAAGAAGCCCTTAAGCTTGTAAATGATATGTTATTTAGAGGATGCCCTCTTGATGAAATCACTTACAATGGTCTAATAAAGGCACTTTGCAAAACTGGGGCTGTTGAGAAGGGACTGGGTTTGTTTGAAGAAATGATCAGGAAGGGGCTAACCCCCAGCATTATCACTTGTAATATTCTGATCAATGGCTTCTGTACAGCTGGCAAAGTACATAATGCACTAGAGTTTATGAGAGACATGATTCATCGAGGTTTCTCGCCAGACATAGTCACTTACAATAGCCTAATTAATGGTTTATGCAAGAGAGGACGCATCCAAGAGGCTTTGAATCTCTTTGAGAAATTGCAGGCTGAAGGAATACAACCTGATTCTATTACATACAACACTCTGATTTGCTGGCTCTGTAGAGAGGGAGCATTTGATGATGCATGTTTTCTTCTCTATAGAGGTGTTGAGAATGGCTTTGTACCTAATGATGTGACATGGAATATCTTGGTTTACAATTTCGGTAAACAAAGTAACTCAGAGGGTCAGACCATCACCTATGCTCAGTTTTCGTGACAGAAAGGTAGCTTCTGCTCTTGAAAGATGGAATCTTGTTTGGCCTACTTTATAATCTAAAAGAAACATGTCCCAGTTGGGACATCAGAATTTCTGCTTGGATAGGCCATTGGCTGCTAAGAATCGCTGGGATTATAATTTATGGGCTCTGGAAATAATCTTTGGTGAAAGAAATGAGCGTTCGTTTTGTAGTGatcatattgtgttttgttcacttttggatttttttgaacGTCAAAGGGTTCATGCTTTGCCTGCTGGTGGGATTTTTGGCTGGATACAAGTAAAGGAGATAGGTACTAGTTTGAGCCAGTAATTATTGAGGTGGAAGGCTTCACCTTAATAATGTCTGCCAACAGAAATCTTTAATAGTCCAAACTCAAGGTGAAGATGCCATATTCatctctttgttttatttactgCCAAACAATTTGCTTATCATTTTTGTCTTTGGTACTTGGTAGTCCCCCATTCATAATCCTTTAAAGCTGTGTTTTAAGTCTTAGTTGCGCATTCCGTACAAAGAAAGGagacaattaaatttttaaatatcagaATAACTTGGATGGATATATTTCTATAGTCAAGCTGTTCTTACAactaataaatttcttttatactaGATAATTGTTTTATGAGCGCTGCGTGTATGCAATAGTACTGAAAGACTTTATATGCTTTGAAcgtaatttttctttatttccttggTTATTGGACATCAGTTGGATAACAACCTCAACTTGCTGCTTTCTGAAGAAACTTGAAGTTATACTCCTTTCGTTTTGGTTCATTTCTTTTGCCTTAGatagatttcttttcttttccttttctattttaattatttgttcattttttgCAGTATTTATATGGACTACTGTCTAGGCTGTTTCAGCAGGATCTCTCCTTTCTCTGTGTTTTAGTTAGTAAGTGACTGCCTTTCTTGAATGCTCTATTCGCCTTTGAAAGGGTAGGCAGAATGCAATTCCTCAATTGCCTTTCCTGTTTTGCTCTACCTAAATActttggagaagaaaaaaaggcacCAAATATTGTAGGAGGAAAGACCCCTTTCTAAGGGCTCGTCTAAACCACTTATAACTAAACCTTTTGATTTGGCTAATGTTCATAatctctatttttgttttgttctgttttccCCCTTCTTGTATGTTACTAAGTTTTCCTGTCTTCTCTTGTCTTGTAACAGGACACCAGATGAAATTCTAGGCACCAAAGGTACCAGACCAACCATTGTCTTGGAGAGGAACTGATCTTTATATCTTAGCTGATTGTTGAAAACATTCCAGATTTTGGTTTAATCAAATAAAGGATGCTCGAGAAGCTCAGATGCCGATGGTCTCTCGAATTGCTGGACAAGGCACTTCAGCCACAGGCCTCACATACACAATTCTCTATGAGGATGTTGCCCATCCAAACTCTCAAGTGTTGAACTCTCCCTATCTCCATTGATATAGCACATTAATatcattgaattaaatatttgtttaaccTTCTTccattattaaaattcaaaattcaatgtcCAGTTTCAAAGTCATTGAATATTgcattaaaattcttaattctTTTAGGTTCAATAGAATAGTTAAGTAGGTAGTCCATTTTGTTGTTGAACAAGACAGGTTCCATGAAACACATTATTACTTGTATGAAAGCCATGTAATAAACACATCTCTTCTCCGATTACAAAGCCGAACTCTGTCCTGTGCCCTTTTAAAATTTAGCCTCGCGAGCCCAAATCTCAAAATGATCCAAAGCAGTCTTATAATGGCAAATCTAAGAtaacttgatttaaaataagggaaaacaagagaaaaataaagaacaaaaactgttaataagtaaaaataataatgcctCAGAATTGCAGAATGTCAGCAAGGCTTTAAAAGCCATTCAGTCCCGAAAGATGGTAATATGGTGTTAATTCTCATCATTGGCAACACACTAATTAACATTAAGTATAGAAAAagacaattataaatataaatgtttgcCTCATGGCCAGTCCCAAATTGTAATGGCAGCGACGCCGCTACACAAGGCAATGGAATATGAGACCATCCCATTACACGGAGGAGCTCGCGGTGGAGGACCTCGACATGCCTGGGATTTTCTTTGTGACGTTTTACTTTGGAATATACAAACATTGATTTAAATCGTTTGCTCCAATTATATAGTAAGGATTTGAAGTAAAAATCCCCGTCacgtttaacaaaaaaaaacatgattaagaGTTAAACAAGAATAATAAAGAATAGGATAAGAACACGACTTTgatttacaaaatcaaatttcataaaactaacaaagattaaatatttgaagttttcaagtgctaatcaacaaaaaaaaaacgaactGGTATTTAGCAAACAGTAAAAAGTCTAAACCTTTTAAGTCTATCAAGCATAAAAGTCAGATCTTTGAACTCTTAACGTGCTAAGTAATGGAAACAAAGAActgggttttgttttgaaaatcaggaaaaaaagatCAGAACTTTGAAGTGTATGAAGCTAAAAGAAGTTGAAAGCAAGTGCGAGAGAGGCTGCAGCTGAGAGGCAGGCAGGCAGAGAAGGCAATGTAAAGATGAGTAGATGACTAAAACCCTAGTGGCTGGGACAACTTATAGAGGTTTGTGGATTAATCTGGACTGTTGGATGGATATCGTGCGGCTGATGGTGATGTGAGGGTTAGAAGATAGCCGACAGAGTGTCGTGAGGTTTTCTAGCTTGCATTAGCCAACGATGGGCCTGGTTATTACTATCTGGTACCCCTTTTTTCAGGGCccaactcatttttcataaacaaagGTCATGAACTAGAAAATACAGTTTTATACTCTCTAATGATCTTAACTCTTAAGTGGTGAACAAATGCTTGATTGCGTTTAAGAGTGtcatttttctgttctttttcaaTGAAATTAGATGTTCTACTTTCAATTTATGATAGCATATTAGTCTCATTTGCGTTTAGTTAGTATCTcgtagtaaaaaaacaaaaagtaaaaataaaagagatgtaTTCTTTTACtatctcaaaaatatatttattttgttttttgttttcctgtATCTATCGTTTCTATCATAAAACATTAATCAAACTCAACTGCTATGGAAGTTTCCTTGTGTTATGATTCCAATAGATGTGTTGAGTGCTGGTGTATGACATGACCTGTTAATTTACACCGTCAATTGGaattgtaaaacaaaatcagaGGATAATTGGATAGTATATGTGTTATCCTTGCATACAACTGTGCCATACTTTGTAGGACAGAAATTATTCTTACCTTAGAGGGTCTTGTGAGAGGTATACTCCATGGCTGCAGATGAGTTCTAGAAGTGCGTTCTTGTAGTAACCTTTGCTGTGGAGGATGAAAGGTTTCAAGGAGACACATCCTCGTTGATCCATTGCCAACTTCGGACAATACTCCATGGCTTGTCTAAATAGCAACTGTAATCATATTACGCAAATTGTGTTTTTGCAAAACAACAGTCAGACTTTAAGACAACAAACGACAGATCAAGGTGTTTTCAGAAAAGGGTGATGTGGACTGTTTAACATCAAATACACATAATTTTGTGCTAAATTCAGTATGCTGTCTGACAACGCGTAAGGGTTGTATTATGTTTAACATGAAAGTACATTTGATTAACTGGGAAATACTTGAACCAAGAGGAACAATTAGCTGCTAGTGTCCGAATGCAATCACACCATCACTGGCTCTTTTCATTGTAATTGTGGATTGAATCTGCTAAGAAGACTAAGATACAAGATATTGCAGGATCACATCTATTAAGTTTCAGCTTATATGTTCTATGTCATAAGAAGAAGACCTCAAAAGGAGAGCATCAATTTACCTCATTTTGCTCGAGTTGAAGGACATCTAGGCACTGTAATATAACTCCAAACTGCCTCTGACCTATCCAGATTGCCAAGCAATGAgtttataataaagataaacaTGAAAGACATAGAAGATTGTTTGTTAAAATGTTATGGGAATATAGGATTTACCCGACTCTACATATTGCTATGTCGAGAAACAAGTTGGAGTTTAAGCTGATCTTTCTTCAATAAGTTCAAGTTGATGATTCTTCCAAGCTTTAATCAATGTATAAAGGCGTGCCATCCATAACGGTCTTTCATTAGGGAAAAGATGAGACCTTTACAAATACATCTCTTATAATCCTAGGATGCTTTAGCTGCAGCAGGTCTGCAAGTTCTTCACTCATAACCTGATCAGTAAGAAAACCATAGCTTGGCAAGAAATCAATATGAGACCAAACATTAGAAGGCCCTGGTTGATTCGAtggaccaaagaaaggattttgaTTACTGACTTCAAAGAAGAAGCATCTCCCTCTCGTTGTGGTGCAAAGTTAGCTTCATTGACCAATAATGAGTTTCC encodes:
- the LOC18099758 gene encoding thymidine kinase, whose product is MKSLITPTVLFSPMSIKATPLASNLFSLASKSNLFSKTQNPISSSPLKRIMLSIEPSNFLIQTRCVHSKSSLSTSSGEIHVIVGPMFAGKTTTLLHRVQAEINDGRNVAIIKSNKDNRYGLDSVATHDGVKLPCCALPNLSSFRQKLGQDAYDQLDVIGIDEAQFFEDLYDFCREVADHDGKTVIVAGLDGDYLRRSFGSVLDIIPLADSVTKLSARCEICGKRAFFTLRKTEETQTELIGGADVYMPVCRQHYVSGQVAVEAARMVLGSQNVQCSSCV
- the LOC18099759 gene encoding pentatricopeptide repeat-containing protein At5g64320, mitochondrial; amino-acid sequence: MLKGPKLAPVSKTLQIFIKTQSLSLFPSGFVRKFSGFNSKDNESAHETEWERLLKPFDLKELRRSFNKITPFQLCKLLELPLDVETSMEIFKWAGAQKGYCHSFSVYYLLIDKLGAAAGFKVIDRLLLQMKEEGIVFRESLFILIMKYYGRAGLPGQATRLLLDMKGVYCCEPSFRSYNVVLDVLVVGNCPSVASNVFYDMLSKGVSPNDYTFGLVMKALCMVNEVDNACLLLRDMTKHGCVPNSMIYQTLIDALSKRDRVDEALKLLEEMFLMGCPPDVNTFNTVIYGFCRLNRVLEGAKLVDRMILKGFTPNDMTYGYLMHGLCKTCRIDEAQALLSKVPGPNVVHFNTLVNGFVRNGRLNEATAFVYDKMINNGYVPDVFTFSTLVNGLCKKGLFGSALELVNDMDAKGCKPNLNTYTILIDGFCKKGQLEEAGLILREMLTKGFSLNTVGYNALISALCKHGKIHEALDMFGEMSSKGCKPDIFTFNSLIFGLCRVDEMEDALALYRDMVLEGVIANSVTFNTLIHAFLRRGEIQEALKLVNDMLFRGCPLDEITYNGLIKALCKTGAVEKGLGLFEEMIRKGLTPSIITCNILINGFCTAGKVHNALEFMRDMIHRGFSPDIVTYNSLINGLCKRGRIQEALNLFEKLQAEGIQPDSITYNTLICWLCREGAFDDACFLLYRGVENGFVPNDVTWNILVYNFGKQSNSEGQTITYAQFS